In Pseudorasbora parva isolate DD20220531a chromosome 9, ASM2467924v1, whole genome shotgun sequence, the following proteins share a genomic window:
- the cnn3b gene encoding calponin-3b, whose translation MTQFNKGPAYGLSAEVRSKIAQKYDLQKEEELRCWIEDVTGMPIGENFQMGLKDGVILCELINKLQPGSIKKINHSKLNWHKLENLGNFIKAILAYGLKPNDIFEANDLFENGNMTQVQTTLLALASMAKTKGMDTKVDIGVKYADKQYRKFDDEKMKAGQCVIGLQMGTNKCASQAGMTAYGTRRHLYDPKTQADKPFDQTTISLQMGTNKGASQAGMSAPGTRRDIFDQKVAVQPLDNSTISLQMGTNKVASQKGMSVYGLGRQVYDPKYCSSPTEPTIHSNGSQGTGTNGSEISDSDYQAEYQGEYQDEYQADYHNEYRPQYDHGIDY comes from the exons ATGACTCAGTTCAACAAGGGCCCTGCATATGGTTTATCAGCTGAAGTGAGAAGTAAG ATCGCTCAGAAGTACGACCTTCAGAAGGAGGAGGAGCTGAGGTGCTGGATTGAGGATGTAACGGGTATGCCAATCGGAGAAAACTTCCAGATGGGATTGAAGGATGGTGTCATACTGTGCGA GCTTATTAATAAACTTCAGCCAGGATCCATTAAGAAAATCAACCACTCCAAACTTAACTGGCACAAG CTTGAGAACCTGGGCAACTTCATCAAAGCCATTCTTGCTTATGGCCTGAAGCCTAACGACATCTTTGAGGCTAATGATCTGTTCGAGAATGGAAACATGACTCAAGTTCAGACCACACTTCTTGCTCTGGCCAGCATG GCAAAAACCAAAGGTATGGACACAAAAGTCGACATTGGCGTAAAGTATGCTGACAAGCAGTACCGCAAATTTGATGATGAGAAGATGAAGGCTGGTCAATGTGTGATTGGACTGCAG ATGGGGACAAATAAATGCGCAAGTCAGGCTGGAATGACTGCTTATGGCACCAGGAGACATCTGTATGACCCGAAGACTCAAGCAGACAAGCCTTTTGACCAAACCACAATCAGCCTGCAGATGGGAACTAATAAAGGAGCAAGCCAG GCTGGCATGTCAGCCCCCGGCACAAGGAGGGATATTTTTGACCAGAAAGTGGCTGTCCAGCCTCTGGACAACTCTACCATCTCACTGCAAATGGGCACCAACAAGGTGGCCTCTCAGAAGGGCATGAGCGTGTACGGGCTGGGCAGGCAGGTGTACGATCCCAAATACTGCTCCTCCCCCACTGAACCCACCATCCACAGCAATGGGAGCCAGGGCACCGGCACCAACGGCTCTGAGATCAGCGACAGTGACTACCAGGCTGAATACCAAGGGGAATATCAGGATGAGTACCAGGCAGACTACCACAATGAATACAGACCCCAATATGACCATGGAATTGACTATTAA